GATGCAAAGTCTCTCTAGTGCCAAAGAAAATCGCCTTTTTGTCTATGAAGTCGTCGGTTTGAGTCAAAATGACAAGACTGATAACCTAGATTATTCTATCCGTAAGAGTGGCAGTGTCTTTTTAACTGTTCCCTATAGCCGCATGAATCAAGAAATGCGTCGGATTACCCGTTTAGGCGCTCGCATCGTCAGCATTAAACCCTTAAACGCAGCCGCGGCCGAGTAGTT
This portion of the Microcystis aeruginosa NIES-2549 genome encodes:
- a CDS encoding phycobilisome linker polypeptide; translated protein: MQSLSSAKENRLFVYEVVGLSQNDKTDNLDYSIRKSGSVFLTVPYSRMNQEMRRITRLGARIVSIKPLNAAAAE